Genomic DNA from Frondihabitans sp. PAMC 28766:
GGTCACGGACGGGGTGTCGGCGGCCGATCGCGGCCTCGTGCCGGTGATGACGCTCAGCGCCCGGGTGGCGCGAGTCAAACGGATCGCGGCAGGCACCGGGGTGTCGTACGACTACACCTGGCGGGCTCCGCAGGAGACGACGGTGGCGCTCGTGCCCATCGGCTATGCGGACGGGATTCCGCGGGCGTCGCAGCTCGGGGTCGGAGATGTCGGCGCCGTCGGCGCCGTCGGTGCCTCCGTCGCGCTCGGCGGCAAGCGCTACCCGATCGTCGGCCGCGTGGCCATGGACCAGTTCTTGATCGACGTGGGCGACGACGCCGTCGCGGTCGGCGATGAGGTGACCCTGTTCGGCACCGGTGCCGGCGGCGAGCTCACGGTCGGCGAATGGGCCGACCTCATCGGCACCATCGGCGAAGAGCTCTGCTGCGACATCGGCGCGCGCGTGCCGCGGGTGTACGTGCCGTGAGCCAGGTGCTGTTCGAGGGTGTGATCGCCTCGTCGGTCGGCATGGACGACTTCGGCGCGCGGCTGGCGACGTTGCTGCGCGCCGGCGACCTGCTCGTGCTGACCGGGCCGCTGGGGGCGGGCAAGACGACGCTGACGCGCGGGCTCGGGCGCGGGCTCGACGTGCGCGGGCAGGTGGCGTCGCCGACGTTCGTGCTGGCTCGCACGCATCCTGCGCTCCGCCCGGGTGGGGTGCCGCTGGTGCACGTCGACGCGTACCGGCTGGGCTCGGCCGCCGAGCTCGACGACCTCGACCTCGACTACGCCTCGTCGGTGGTCGTGGTCGAGTGGGGCGCGGGGATGCTCGACGGGGTCGCCGAGTCGTGGCTCGACGTGCAGATCGAACGGCCGACCGGGGCGAGCGGGGGGCCCGGGGCGCAGGATCCCGACGC
This window encodes:
- the tsaE gene encoding tRNA (adenosine(37)-N6)-threonylcarbamoyltransferase complex ATPase subunit type 1 TsaE — encoded protein: MDDFGARLATLLRAGDLLVLTGPLGAGKTTLTRGLGRGLDVRGQVASPTFVLARTHPALRPGGVPLVHVDAYRLGSAAELDDLDLDYASSVVVVEWGAGMLDGVAESWLDVQIERPTGASGGPGAQDPDALQDPDDAPEEPRRVRIEAHGPRWSGVALPA